A window of the Fuscovulum sp. genome harbors these coding sequences:
- a CDS encoding LysR substrate-binding domain-containing protein yields MLDVSDLRFLTAISAAPSLAAAARDLGVTPPAVSQRLALLEDRLRLRLVERGRGPLRLTSEGAYLVERARDILGNVESLAEEMSARAGRIAGPLHVIAPFGFGRLRVAPVLARFCGENPELRPVLSLSEDPMGAMNDGLWDVLVHVGRLPHLRITQRKLAPNRRLLVASADYARRFGLPQRPEEVAGHRVGVVRENRADASLWPLIGPGGLEMNLRVQPVYACNDGEVLRSWALDGFGIVERSEWSVSADLRTGRLVRVLPDWSLPDADIVALLNPRAVRSLRIERFVDRLASEINAAPMG; encoded by the coding sequence ATGTTGGATGTATCCGATCTTCGCTTTCTGACGGCCATTTCCGCAGCGCCGAGCCTTGCGGCGGCGGCGCGCGATCTTGGTGTGACGCCGCCTGCGGTTTCGCAAAGGCTGGCGCTGCTGGAGGATCGTCTGCGTTTACGCCTTGTCGAGCGCGGACGGGGCCCGCTGAGGCTGACGTCCGAAGGGGCGTATCTGGTGGAACGGGCGCGGGATATTCTGGGCAATGTGGAAAGCCTTGCGGAGGAGATGTCTGCCCGCGCGGGTCGCATTGCGGGGCCGCTGCACGTTATTGCGCCTTTTGGTTTTGGGCGGTTGCGCGTTGCGCCGGTTCTTGCGCGTTTCTGTGGTGAAAACCCGGAACTGCGGCCGGTGCTCAGCCTGAGCGAAGATCCCATGGGTGCGATGAATGATGGGCTTTGGGATGTTCTGGTTCATGTCGGACGATTGCCGCACCTGCGGATCACGCAGCGCAAACTTGCGCCGAACCGCCGCCTGCTGGTGGCATCTGCCGATTATGCCAGACGGTTTGGCCTGCCGCAGCGACCGGAGGAGGTCGCGGGTCATAGGGTTGGCGTGGTTCGTGAAAACCGGGCCGACGCTTCGCTTTGGCCGCTGATTGGCCCGGGAGGTTTGGAGATGAACCTTCGTGTGCAGCCGGTCTATGCCTGCAACGATGGGGAAGTCCTGCGGTCCTGGGCGCTGGATGGCTTTGGGATCGTGGAACGGTCCGAATGGAGCGTTTCCGCCGATCTGCGCACTGGCAGACTGGTGCGCGTGTTGCCGGACTGGTCCCTTCCGGATGCCGACATCGTGGCGTTGCTGAACCCGCGCGCCGTGCGCTCGCTTCGGATAGAGAGGTTTGTCGATCGGTTGGCGTCGGAGATCAACGCAGCGCCGATGGGTTGA
- a CDS encoding DSD1 family PLP-dependent enzyme: MLEPDSLRHDALPTPTLLLDEAKMMRNIERLAARADGLGVTLRPHLKTAKSIEAARRLTGGTPGPITVSTLAEAEAFYAAGYTDILYAVGIAPQKLPRVQALRAKGCDLTVILDNEAQAQAVAQANVPALIEIDSDGHRGGLHPNDPALIRTGRILHQSGCLRGVMTHAGESYTVRGAAAHAAFAEQERSAAVSAAEALRSAGLPCPMVSVGSTPTAHAARDLTGVTELRAGVYMFFDLVMAGIDVCTVDDIALSVLTTVIGHQHSKGWTLIDAGWMALSRDRGTAAQDVDQGYGLVCDEDGHLIPGLIVSGANQEHGIVSLRPGADGPIPDLPAGTRLRILPNHACATAAQHDRYNVLPLNGGPLQTWHRFGGW, encoded by the coding sequence ATGTTAGAACCAGACTCATTGCGCCACGATGCCCTGCCCACACCGACCCTGCTGCTGGACGAGGCAAAGATGATGCGAAACATCGAACGGCTGGCCGCACGCGCAGACGGGCTTGGCGTCACCCTGCGCCCCCATTTGAAAACGGCCAAATCCATCGAAGCCGCGCGCCGCCTGACCGGCGGGACGCCCGGTCCCATCACCGTCTCAACGCTCGCCGAGGCCGAAGCATTCTACGCAGCAGGATACACCGATATCCTCTACGCCGTCGGCATCGCCCCACAGAAGCTGCCGCGCGTCCAAGCATTGCGGGCCAAAGGCTGCGACCTCACGGTGATCCTCGACAATGAGGCGCAGGCGCAGGCTGTGGCGCAGGCAAACGTCCCCGCGCTGATAGAAATCGACAGTGACGGCCACCGCGGCGGGCTTCACCCTAACGACCCGGCATTGATCAGGACCGGGCGCATCCTGCACCAAAGCGGATGCCTGCGCGGTGTCATGACCCATGCAGGCGAAAGCTACACGGTGCGCGGCGCGGCGGCCCACGCCGCCTTCGCCGAACAGGAACGCAGCGCCGCAGTCTCCGCGGCAGAGGCCCTGCGCAGCGCAGGTTTGCCCTGCCCCATGGTAAGCGTCGGATCGACCCCAACCGCCCACGCCGCACGCGACCTGACCGGAGTCACAGAACTGCGCGCCGGGGTCTACATGTTCTTCGATCTTGTGATGGCAGGGATTGATGTCTGCACGGTCGATGACATCGCGCTCAGCGTTCTGACAACCGTGATAGGTCACCAACACTCCAAGGGTTGGACGTTGATCGACGCCGGATGGATGGCACTGTCGCGGGATCGCGGGACTGCGGCGCAGGATGTGGATCAGGGCTATGGTCTGGTCTGCGACGAAGACGGCCACCTCATCCCCGGCCTCATCGTAAGCGGCGCCAATCAAGAGCACGGGATCGTCTCGCTTCGCCCCGGCGCCGACGGTCCGATACCGGACCTGCCCGCAGGAACACGCTTGCGGATCTTGCCCAACCACGCCTGCGCGACCGCCGCGCAGCATGATCGTTACAACGTGCTGCCACTGAACGGCGGCCCCCTGCAGACCTGGCACCGCTTCGGTGGCTGGTAG
- a CDS encoding ornithine cyclodeaminase family protein has translation MILITESESAAIITPELAFTAVREALIAAVAPGAATFPVVIAHGSDPQNRFTIKSAAGAELAGLKVGAYFPTNDARGLPRHASTILLIDQTTGRIGALIEGSALNCYRTAAADAVATDALARPDAEVLTLFGTGHQAAYEAEAIAAVRKLSRVLVVGRDPIRTTAFVAKLRSAGLPAETAAAEPAVRAAHIIVTATTATAPLFKAAWVQPGTHISSMGSDALGKQELPVEILRSATLFCDLPEQSLRIGEFQHAGPDAKPIAIGSVLTGHARTRRDETEITVFDSSGLSLQDLYMAKAILDRHAMGGASSN, from the coding sequence ATGATCCTGATCACAGAATCCGAGTCCGCCGCCATCATCACGCCCGAACTCGCCTTCACGGCGGTGCGCGAGGCCCTCATCGCCGCGGTCGCTCCGGGGGCCGCGACCTTTCCAGTGGTCATCGCGCATGGAAGTGACCCGCAGAACCGCTTCACCATCAAGTCGGCGGCGGGTGCGGAACTGGCCGGGCTGAAGGTGGGGGCCTACTTCCCCACCAACGATGCGCGCGGCCTGCCACGGCACGCCTCGACGATTCTTCTGATAGATCAGACCACAGGGCGCATCGGCGCGCTGATCGAGGGGTCTGCGCTGAACTGCTATCGCACCGCCGCAGCGGATGCAGTGGCGACCGATGCCCTCGCGCGCCCAGATGCCGAAGTGCTGACCCTGTTCGGAACAGGACACCAAGCCGCCTACGAGGCAGAGGCGATTGCCGCTGTCCGAAAACTCTCGCGCGTGCTGGTCGTCGGCCGGGATCCCATCCGCACAACGGCTTTCGTCGCAAAACTGCGCAGCGCCGGTTTGCCCGCAGAGACCGCAGCGGCGGAACCCGCGGTTCGTGCCGCCCATATCATCGTCACAGCAACAACAGCCACCGCGCCACTGTTCAAGGCGGCCTGGGTCCAGCCGGGAACGCACATTTCCTCCATGGGTTCGGATGCCCTTGGCAAACAGGAACTGCCGGTCGAAATCTTGCGATCCGCCACCCTCTTCTGCGACCTGCCAGAACAGTCACTGCGCATCGGGGAATTTCAGCACGCAGGCCCGGACGCCAAACCCATTGCCATCGGATCTGTCCTGACCGGCCATGCACGGACCCGCCGCGACGAAACCGAGATCACGGTATTCGACAGCTCGGGCCTCTCGCTGCAAGACTTGTATATGGCGAAGGCGATCCTCGACCGGCACGCAATGGGCGGCGCAAGCAGCAACTAA
- a CDS encoding fatty acid desaturase, translated as MTDITDTADNRSAREWLSVLARYRDPSTARSLFELAVTLVPFLALWALAWAALSISPWLALAVGVLNGAFLVRIFIIQHDCGHGAFLRNRTAQDWIGRILGVLTLTPYAVWRRTHAIHHAHHGDLDKRGIGDVTTLTVEEYRARSPFGRFMYRLYRHPLVLFVLGPSYLFILQNRLPLGLMNQGWRYWTSAMGTNAMIGIFLGLIVWFGGFWPVLVIFLPTSVIAATIGVWLFYVQHQFEETHWSKGQDWDLHNAALEGSSHYVLPQPLRWLSGNIGIHHVHHLYSRIPFYRLPEVIRHHAELADVQRLTICDSLRTVGLHLWDEAEGKLISIKDAKQRYLTA; from the coding sequence ATGACCGACATTACCGACACTGCTGACAACCGTTCCGCGCGCGAATGGCTTTCCGTTCTTGCGCGCTATCGTGATCCATCAACCGCGCGCAGTTTGTTTGAGCTTGCCGTGACGTTGGTGCCTTTTCTTGCACTTTGGGCGCTGGCATGGGCCGCACTTTCCATCAGCCCCTGGTTGGCGCTGGCGGTGGGGGTTCTGAACGGGGCCTTTCTGGTGCGCATCTTCATTATCCAGCACGATTGCGGGCATGGCGCGTTTCTGCGCAACCGCACCGCACAGGATTGGATCGGGCGCATTCTGGGTGTGCTGACGCTGACACCTTATGCCGTCTGGCGCCGCACCCATGCCATCCACCACGCCCATCACGGGGATCTGGACAAGCGCGGCATCGGCGATGTGACGACCTTGACGGTCGAAGAGTATCGCGCGCGCAGCCCCTTTGGCCGGTTCATGTACAGGCTGTACCGGCACCCGCTGGTGCTGTTCGTGCTGGGGCCAAGCTATCTGTTCATCTTGCAGAACCGGTTGCCGCTGGGGTTGATGAACCAGGGCTGGCGCTATTGGACGTCGGCCATGGGCACCAATGCGATGATCGGCATTTTTCTGGGGCTGATCGTCTGGTTCGGTGGGTTCTGGCCGGTGCTTGTGATTTTCCTGCCGACATCGGTCATTGCGGCGACCATCGGGGTCTGGCTGTTCTATGTGCAGCATCAGTTCGAGGAAACGCACTGGTCAAAGGGGCAGGACTGGGATCTGCACAATGCCGCGTTGGAAGGCAGTTCGCACTATGTGCTGCCGCAACCGCTGCGCTGGCTGTCGGGCAATATCGGCATTCATCATGTGCATCATCTGTACAGCCGCATCCCGTTCTACCGCTTGCCCGAGGTCATCCGTCACCATGCGGAACTGGCCGATGTGCAGCGTCTGACCATCTGCGACAGTCTGCGCACGGTCGGCCTGCATCTGTGGGATGAGGCAGAAGGAAAGCTGATTTCCATCAAGGACGCGAAGCAGCGTTACCTCACCGCCTGA
- a CDS encoding OsmC family protein, giving the protein MIEYRVQARRIDGHGSLARAKEAEVVLDTDLAGRRDAMNPVELLLSALAACMLKGIERVVPLLHFQLDGAEVSLEAIRQDAPPKLTLIRYQIIVDSAENDQRLDLLHRNILKYGTISNTLAGAVPLEGTLIRVTGRG; this is encoded by the coding sequence ATGATCGAGTACCGCGTTCAGGCCCGGCGGATTGACGGCCATGGCAGCCTTGCCCGGGCGAAGGAGGCCGAGGTGGTGCTGGACACCGACCTTGCCGGTCGCCGGGATGCGATGAACCCGGTGGAATTGCTGCTGTCGGCGTTGGCGGCCTGCATGCTCAAGGGGATCGAGCGGGTGGTGCCGCTGCTGCATTTCCAGCTGGATGGGGCAGAGGTCAGTCTGGAAGCCATCCGACAGGATGCCCCGCCCAAGCTGACGCTGATCCGCTACCAGATCATCGTGGACAGTGCCGAGAATGATCAAAGGCTGGACCTTCTGCATCGCAACATCCTGAAATACGGCACGATTTCGAACACACTGGCGGGGGCGGTGCCGCTGGAGGGGACACTGATCCGCGTGACGGGGCGCGGCTGA
- a CDS encoding Hint domain-containing protein: protein MIGSSGNDTLNGLTGSETLTGGAGNDSISGGAGNDVIHGDSVAEAPAPGTLTNGTFSDGLAGWTVPFGPSPGVRAITPTNPAIAFNAFNAPAAGTIQQSVATTVGAAYTFNYTIGETGTGAGTHTFRVDILDSQGNVIATRTDTVANDSTQNIILNYTATDSNMTIRVTNTATSNTVSSDGYIDNLVHTAAEIAPNQSADTLSGGVGNDTVYGGVGTDTIAGDDGNDVLFGGAGSDSVLGGGGDDRFVFSGIDNNAGPDTSTPYSPGTITPSVVNTGVAGNQSPPKMIVLADGRVMYVWADNATADNVTTMDLQLRIFNADGTPATDQISLGSWPAISGADGFDWDNLDLDRLPSGDVVISYARNQAETGGVEPIFGIIRPGPSGITTILSPIETQSNDVTGIESPPVTTVLPNGNILFIWSRNGTLDDSPTMTLQGRIYNPTTGTWNGPEFQVGNVAVDGSDSDVPSLTVTTLTGGNVVVGWWRNNAETGFAEPVFTVLDQNGATVMATSEIEGTDNEAQSTVWESAPIIQALPNGNFVALWVNDGFSNGLTSMTLEARLFDPNGNALSGDIRIGTSAVDGNDGFNLSNVTTDIMPDGRLIIGYVETSATGGSAMPFFSILDTTTGQLIASDVSIAVAPSSQLAGPPLIEVLGDSGYFVAVYANGNGQNGSATGLNFRVFDRNGNAVSGEFPITSAAGGSALSGTGTFDWSSVSVVYNAANQSFTVGWVGTNDGSGTGVFTSGPINVSYFTSPAVLTRDEIVIGGETSETVGDVLDLTPFAGNVTVVFSGSEAGTVTANSGGQRITFSQIERLELGAGDDLVTGGVGDDSVDGGAGNDTLDGGDGNDVLQGGAGADSLTGGAGNDVLTGDAAGDLVGANDSLFGGDGNDTLSGNAGADSLFGGDGDDYLYAGSFNQMAGDLFDGGAGNDTVDYSAAGGGVNVNLGTGIGTDSNSATHTLSSIEAVIGSMFADTLLGGAGAESLSGNGGDDVLEGRGGADTLDGGIGNDVLSGDEASDTVGSADVLSGGAGNDTMTGNAGADTLYGGADNDSLDGGAGADLLDGGAGTDRVDFTQSDAAVQVDLSTGQGTGGHAQGDTLASIEEVVGSGFDDSLTGSGGADNLSGGAGGDTLRGGLGDDTLTGGAGDDRYILQDGGGADRITDFDLTRQGRFANDRLDVSGMTDAQGGPVYWSDVVVTDTVGDGSGDAVLTFPNGQTVILQGVSPAQVTGRANMQAIGIPCFASGTPIRVPGGWKHVEDLVPGDLVVTRGGAVEPVIWSGSRLVRAGEIEARPSLRPVKIRPGALGNRGEVRLSPQHAVLMLLDGEEVLVRAVHLAKHGYRGCRIAEGTRRIGYHHILLPDHAVLDADGLAAESLYPGRNAMTPLDRKAQTEVAAAVLALRRTGREEVIGLADLARLYGPTARPVLSGADVERAIAREALVPVAMETALVAATAVTKVPTRHKRPELRLVKAAA from the coding sequence ATGATCGGCTCCTCGGGCAATGATACCCTTAACGGGCTTACCGGTTCTGAAACGCTGACGGGCGGGGCGGGCAACGATTCCATTTCCGGCGGTGCGGGCAATGACGTCATCCATGGTGACAGCGTTGCCGAGGCGCCAGCGCCCGGCACGCTGACAAACGGGACGTTTTCGGATGGTTTGGCGGGGTGGACCGTGCCGTTCGGGCCAAGCCCGGGTGTGCGGGCGATCACGCCCACCAACCCGGCGATTGCCTTCAACGCCTTTAACGCGCCGGCGGCCGGCACGATCCAGCAGTCCGTGGCGACAACAGTTGGGGCAGCCTATACGTTCAACTACACGATCGGCGAGACAGGGACAGGTGCCGGGACCCATACTTTCCGCGTCGATATCCTGGATTCGCAGGGCAATGTAATTGCCACCCGGACGGATACGGTTGCGAACGATTCCACGCAGAACATCATTCTGAACTACACCGCCACGGATTCGAACATGACGATCCGGGTGACGAACACCGCCACCTCGAACACGGTGAGCAGTGACGGTTACATCGACAATCTGGTTCATACCGCGGCAGAGATCGCCCCCAACCAATCTGCCGACACCCTGTCGGGCGGGGTGGGGAATGACACGGTTTATGGCGGTGTCGGGACGGATACAATTGCGGGCGACGATGGCAACGACGTGCTGTTCGGCGGTGCGGGATCGGATTCGGTGCTGGGCGGGGGCGGGGATGACCGCTTTGTCTTTTCCGGCATCGATAACAATGCAGGCCCGGATACATCGACCCCTTATTCGCCGGGGACGATCACGCCGTCGGTTGTGAATACAGGGGTGGCGGGCAACCAGTCGCCGCCGAAGATGATCGTGCTGGCCGATGGCCGGGTGATGTATGTCTGGGCGGATAACGCGACCGCAGACAACGTCACGACGATGGATCTGCAACTGCGGATCTTCAACGCGGATGGCACACCTGCGACGGACCAGATTTCGCTGGGCTCTTGGCCCGCGATCAGCGGCGCAGACGGGTTTGACTGGGACAACCTGGATCTGGATCGGCTGCCGTCGGGTGATGTTGTCATCAGCTATGCGCGCAACCAGGCCGAGACGGGGGGGGTGGAGCCGATCTTTGGCATCATCCGGCCCGGTCCGTCGGGCATCACGACCATCCTGTCGCCCATCGAGACGCAGTCGAACGATGTGACGGGCATCGAGTCGCCGCCGGTGACGACGGTGCTGCCGAACGGCAATATCCTGTTCATCTGGTCGCGCAACGGCACGCTGGACGATTCCCCGACGATGACCTTGCAGGGGCGGATCTACAATCCGACGACGGGGACGTGGAACGGGCCGGAGTTTCAGGTTGGCAACGTGGCGGTGGACGGGTCGGATTCCGATGTTCCGTCGTTGACCGTTACGACGCTGACAGGCGGGAACGTCGTTGTCGGCTGGTGGCGCAACAATGCGGAGACTGGCTTTGCCGAGCCTGTCTTTACCGTTCTGGACCAGAACGGCGCGACCGTGATGGCAACGTCGGAGATTGAAGGGACCGATAACGAAGCGCAATCCACCGTCTGGGAATCTGCGCCGATCATTCAGGCGCTGCCCAATGGCAACTTTGTGGCGCTGTGGGTGAATGACGGGTTCTCGAACGGCTTGACCAGCATGACGCTGGAGGCGCGGCTGTTCGATCCCAACGGCAACGCGCTGAGCGGCGATATCCGCATCGGAACGAGCGCGGTGGACGGCAATGATGGGTTTAACCTGTCGAACGTGACGACCGATATCATGCCGGATGGGCGTCTGATCATCGGCTATGTCGAGACATCGGCGACGGGGGGCAGTGCGATGCCCTTCTTTTCGATCCTCGATACGACGACGGGGCAATTGATCGCGTCTGATGTAAGCATCGCGGTTGCGCCGTCAAGCCAGTTGGCGGGCCCGCCCCTGATCGAGGTGCTGGGCGACAGCGGGTATTTCGTTGCGGTCTATGCCAATGGCAACGGCCAGAACGGCAGTGCGACGGGCCTGAACTTTCGGGTTTTTGACCGGAACGGCAATGCGGTTTCGGGCGAGTTTCCGATCACGTCTGCGGCAGGGGGATCGGCGCTTTCGGGGACCGGGACCTTTGACTGGAGCAGTGTTTCGGTGGTCTATAACGCCGCCAACCAGAGCTTTACGGTTGGTTGGGTTGGCACCAACGATGGCAGCGGGACCGGGGTTTTCACCTCGGGTCCCATCAATGTCAGCTATTTCACCAGCCCGGCTGTTCTGACGCGCGACGAGATCGTCATCGGCGGCGAGACGTCCGAGACGGTGGGGGATGTGCTGGATCTGACGCCGTTCGCGGGCAACGTGACGGTTGTGTTCAGCGGCAGCGAGGCGGGGACCGTGACCGCCAACAGCGGCGGTCAGCGCATCACCTTTTCGCAGATCGAGCGGCTGGAACTGGGCGCGGGCGATGACCTGGTCACGGGCGGGGTGGGGGATGACTCCGTCGATGGTGGGGCCGGGAATGACACGCTGGACGGCGGCGATGGCAACGATGTGTTGCAGGGGGGCGCAGGGGCGGACAGCCTGACGGGCGGGGCGGGGAATGACGTCCTGACGGGCGATGCCGCCGGCGATCTGGTGGGGGCCAATGACTCGCTGTTCGGCGGCGATGGCAATGACACGCTTTCAGGCAATGCCGGGGCGGATTCGCTGTTCGGGGGTGATGGGGACGATTACCTGTATGCAGGATCGTTCAACCAGATGGCGGGCGATCTGTTCGATGGCGGTGCCGGCAATGACACGGTGGATTATTCCGCTGCCGGCGGTGGCGTGAATGTGAACCTTGGCACCGGGATCGGGACCGACAGCAATTCCGCCACGCATACGCTGAGCAGTATCGAGGCGGTGATCGGGTCGATGTTCGCCGACACCCTGTTGGGCGGCGCGGGCGCGGAATCCCTGTCGGGCAATGGCGGGGATGATGTCCTTGAAGGCCGGGGCGGGGCGGACACGCTGGATGGCGGTATCGGCAACGATGTCCTGTCGGGGGATGAGGCGAGCGATACGGTCGGCAGTGCCGATGTCCTGTCAGGCGGGGCTGGCAATGACACGATGACCGGCAATGCCGGGGCGGATACGCTTTACGGTGGCGCGGATAACGACAGTCTGGATGGCGGGGCAGGGGCCGATCTGCTGGACGGCGGGGCGGGGACGGACCGTGTTGACTTTACGCAGTCGGATGCGGCGGTTCAGGTCGATCTGTCGACAGGGCAGGGCACGGGCGGGCATGCGCAGGGGGATACGCTTGCCAGCATAGAAGAGGTTGTCGGTTCGGGGTTCGACGACAGCCTGACAGGCAGCGGCGGGGCGGACAACCTTTCGGGCGGGGCGGGCGGCGATACGCTGCGGGGCGGTCTGGGGGATGACACGCTGACCGGTGGGGCCGGTGACGACCGGTACATCTTGCAAGATGGCGGCGGGGCGGATCGGATCACGGATTTCGACCTGACCCGTCAGGGCCGTTTCGCCAATGATCGGCTGGATGTGTCGGGAATGACCGATGCGCAGGGTGGCCCGGTCTATTGGTCGGATGTGGTGGTGACGGATACGGTGGGGGATGGCAGTGGCGATGCCGTGCTGACCTTCCCCAATGGACAGACCGTGATCTTGCAAGGGGTCAGCCCGGCCCAGGTGACGGGCCGCGCCAATATGCAGGCCATCGGCATTCCCTGTTTCGCGTCAGGCACGCCGATCCGGGTGCCGGGGGGATGGAAGCATGTGGAAGATCTGGTGCCGGGTGATCTGGTCGTCACCCGCGGCGGGGCGGTGGAGCCGGTCATCTGGAGCGGGTCGCGTCTGGTGCGGGCGGGGGAGATCGAGGCGCGGCCCTCACTGCGCCCGGTGAAGATCCGTCCCGGTGCGTTGGGCAATCGTGGCGAGGTGCGGCTGTCGCCGCAGCATGCGGTGCTGATGCTGCTGGATGGTGAAGAGGTGCTTGTGCGCGCGGTACATCTGGCCAAGCACGGCTATCGTGGTTGCCGTATCGCGGAAGGCACGCGGCGGATCGGCTATCACCATATCCTGCTGCCGGACCATGCTGTTCTGGATGCGGATGGGTTGGCGGCGGAAAGCCTGTATCCGGGCCGCAATGCGATGACCCCGCTGGACCGCAAGGCGCAGACAGAGGTTGCGGCGGCGGTGTTGGCGCTGCGCCGGACGGGCAGGGAAGAGGTGATCGGGCTGGCTGATCTGGCGCGTCTGTACGGGCCGACCGCGCGACCGGTGCTTTCGGGGGCGGATGTGGAGCGGGCCATCGCCCGTGAGGCGCTGGTCCCGGTGGCGATGGAGACGGCGCTGGTGGCGGCGACAGCGGTGACGAAGGTGCCCACCCGACACAAGCGCCCGGAACTGCGTCTTGTGAAGGCGGCGGCCTGA
- a CDS encoding LacI family DNA-binding transcriptional regulator, whose protein sequence is MAVTLKDVAERAGVSRSAVSRTFTDGASVSARTRAKVEQAADELGYAPNALASSLTTGRTKLIGLIANNFHNPLILEVFDLFTRGLQDRGLRPLLVNLSGATDPAASVRMLRQYSVDGVIVASSTLPPSFAAAFRQAGLPVVHAFGRPSPAPDVPVVGIDNIACGRMAAEALIARGYTSVAFLGGPQAATSTQDRAAGFLKALAAHPQITTSTSFATDYSFDAGRAEMQRLLTQSPAQAYFCGDDLLAVGAMSAIEEAGLQVPHDIGLIGLNDMEMSRWQNIGLTTIRQPVSDIIDAAIELVVATIEHPERPAEVRLFPCAVIDRRSLR, encoded by the coding sequence ATGGCGGTTACACTCAAGGATGTGGCAGAACGCGCAGGCGTATCCCGCTCGGCCGTGTCGCGCACCTTCACCGACGGGGCCTCTGTCTCGGCCCGCACGCGGGCCAAAGTGGAACAGGCCGCCGATGAACTGGGCTACGCCCCCAACGCGCTGGCTTCCAGCCTGACCACGGGCCGGACCAAACTCATCGGGCTGATCGCCAACAACTTCCACAACCCCCTGATCCTTGAGGTGTTCGATCTCTTCACCCGCGGCCTGCAAGATCGCGGCCTGCGCCCCTTGCTCGTCAATCTCAGCGGGGCCACCGATCCGGCGGCCTCGGTCCGGATGCTGCGGCAATACTCGGTCGATGGGGTGATCGTGGCCTCCTCCACCCTGCCCCCCAGCTTTGCCGCCGCCTTCCGTCAGGCAGGCCTGCCCGTCGTGCATGCCTTTGGCCGCCCGTCGCCCGCGCCCGATGTGCCTGTCGTGGGGATCGACAATATCGCCTGCGGCCGCATGGCCGCCGAGGCGCTCATCGCCCGCGGCTATACAAGCGTCGCCTTCCTCGGCGGGCCGCAGGCCGCCACCTCCACCCAGGACCGCGCCGCAGGCTTTCTCAAAGCCCTCGCCGCGCACCCGCAGATCACCACCAGCACCAGCTTTGCCACCGATTACAGCTTCGATGCCGGCCGGGCCGAGATGCAGCGCCTGCTCACCCAGTCCCCCGCACAGGCCTACTTCTGCGGCGACGATCTCCTCGCCGTCGGCGCCATGAGCGCGATCGAAGAGGCGGGGCTCCAAGTCCCCCATGACATCGGCCTGATCGGCCTGAACGATATGGAAATGTCGCGCTGGCAGAACATCGGGCTGACCACCATCCGTCAGCCCGTGTCCGATATCATCGACGCCGCCATCGAACTGGTGGTCGCCACCATCGAACACCCCGAACGCCCGGCCGAGGTGCGCCTGTTTCCCTGCGCGGTGATCGACCGCCGCTCGTTGCGCTAG